The following proteins are encoded in a genomic region of Tenacibaculum sp. 190524A05c:
- a CDS encoding alpha/beta hydrolase-fold protein, which produces MIRVLLFFLTFLYFSSNAQESKPNSIGKNHWINSKILKEKREVTIYIPENYKSVKTNYPVLYIIDGQRYFLNGVLYQHTLKWQDKTPDFIVVGIKTNNRQRRKLFSSDSKKFIQFLNSELVPYLENNYRTSSKRYLFGWEMAGGLAIEILTSTHNLFSAYFISSPTHLTDERLQKLSNKLSLNKNPTELIYVTLGFNENWALSSIEKLQKILRDNNSSKLKWKYELYEDENHHSTPTLTIHKGLNLYFNDYVYLRFKSLKEFEDFGGIDQLKKHFVERGRKYDISKAIHKSTKHFLLLQAMKENNFESFTLFMNEFKDYYKTKTRDLWFNRYAQFYLKHNHPNQAIEILNHGQEKFPDSAILQASLGDAFFSTGNKEKAKNHYQKALHLAIKNDDDNINIYKTKIEQIK; this is translated from the coding sequence ATGATTAGAGTACTTTTATTCTTCTTAACCTTCCTGTATTTTTCAAGTAATGCGCAGGAAAGTAAACCTAATTCCATTGGTAAAAACCATTGGATAAATTCAAAAATTCTTAAAGAAAAAAGAGAAGTTACAATTTATATTCCTGAGAATTATAAGAGCGTAAAAACTAATTACCCAGTTCTTTATATTATTGATGGACAAAGATATTTTCTAAATGGAGTACTTTATCAACATACGTTAAAATGGCAAGACAAAACTCCAGATTTTATTGTTGTAGGTATAAAAACCAATAATCGCCAAAGAAGAAAACTATTTTCAAGCGACTCTAAAAAATTCATTCAGTTTTTGAATTCTGAACTCGTTCCGTACTTAGAAAACAATTATAGAACCTCCTCAAAAAGATATCTGTTTGGCTGGGAAATGGCTGGAGGATTAGCTATTGAAATTCTAACGAGTACTCATAATCTCTTTTCCGCTTATTTTATATCTAGTCCAACTCATTTAACTGATGAAAGACTTCAAAAGTTATCAAACAAACTATCACTAAACAAAAATCCAACAGAACTTATATACGTTACTTTAGGTTTTAATGAAAATTGGGCTCTTTCTTCTATTGAAAAACTGCAAAAAATTCTTCGTGATAACAATTCATCAAAACTGAAATGGAAATATGAATTATACGAAGATGAAAATCATCATTCTACTCCAACTTTAACAATCCACAAAGGATTAAATTTATATTTTAACGATTATGTGTACTTACGATTTAAATCTTTAAAAGAGTTTGAAGACTTTGGTGGAATTGATCAATTAAAAAAACACTTTGTTGAACGAGGAAGGAAATATGATATCTCAAAAGCTATCCATAAAAGCACCAAACATTTTCTTTTATTACAAGCAATGAAAGAGAATAATTTCGAGTCTTTTACGCTTTTTATGAACGAATTTAAAGATTACTATAAAACCAAAACAAGAGATTTATGGTTTAATAGGTATGCTCAGTTTTATTTAAAACATAATCATCCAAATCAAGCAATCGAAATCCTAAATCACGGACAAGAAAAGTTTCCTGATTCCGCTATACTTCAAGCCAGTTTGGGCGATGCTTTTTTTAGTACAGGAAATAAAGAAAAAGCTAAAAATCATTATCAAAAAGCACTTCATTTAGCTATTAAAAATGATGATGACAACATCAATATTTATAAAACTAAAATAGAACAGATTAAGTAA
- a CDS encoding DUF4437 domain-containing protein — protein sequence MKSTFIYTLTVIGLFVSCTTKELDKSKKDQEIINPTNKVLLSSDIVWEKLNPARGDKSPQAGTIWGDRKGNVGTGFLAKFVDGFSSPPHIHNVTYRAVVIKGLVHNDDPKAENMWMKPGSFWTQPAGESHITSAKGDENIALVEINEGPYLVKPISEAHDNGERPINIDVSNIVWLNNTKTNWIDKNNTAEISFLLNTVNKNGFKSLFVKLPKKFKGEIKTTGTVVHAVVVQGNLNYTMPQNKEKKILDTGSYFGSKDKATHTISNSSNGETILYFRTNGDLYVK from the coding sequence ATGAAATCAACATTTATATATACGCTAACGGTTATTGGATTATTTGTTTCCTGTACTACAAAAGAACTTGATAAATCAAAAAAGGATCAAGAAATTATAAACCCGACCAACAAAGTTCTTTTAAGTTCAGATATTGTCTGGGAAAAATTGAACCCTGCTAGAGGAGACAAAAGCCCGCAAGCTGGAACAATTTGGGGAGATCGAAAAGGAAATGTAGGAACTGGGTTTTTAGCAAAATTCGTTGATGGATTCTCATCTCCTCCTCACATTCATAATGTTACCTATAGAGCAGTAGTCATAAAAGGTTTAGTACATAACGACGATCCAAAAGCTGAAAACATGTGGATGAAACCTGGTTCTTTTTGGACACAACCCGCTGGCGAATCTCATATTACTTCCGCTAAAGGAGATGAAAATATTGCTTTAGTTGAAATAAATGAAGGCCCGTATTTAGTAAAACCCATAAGTGAAGCTCACGACAATGGAGAAAGACCAATAAATATAGATGTTTCAAATATTGTTTGGCTAAATAACACCAAAACAAATTGGATTGATAAAAACAATACTGCTGAAATTAGTTTTCTATTAAATACAGTAAATAAAAATGGTTTTAAAAGTCTATTTGTAAAACTTCCTAAAAAATTTAAAGGCGAAATTAAAACTACTGGAACTGTTGTTCATGCCGTTGTTGTTCAGGGAAATTTAAACTATACAATGCCTCAAAACAAAGAGAAGAAAATATTAGATACGGGAAGTTATTTTGGTTCCAAAGATAAAGCTACTCATACAATTTCCAATTCCTCAAATGGAGAAACGATTTTATATTTTAGAACCAACGGAGATTTATATGTGAAATAG
- a CDS encoding alpha/beta hydrolase: MKLILTILKWIGKIMTGLLILVLLAGLCFRIFDSKPIPPGKLVDINGTKLHVRVEGERNNYPTIILEAGANSSTDMFHWVSKGLNKKFRVILYDREGKWFSESTKDSIHPEFYAKQLHDLLDKINEKPPYILVGHSMGGPYNRIFRDVYPDEVLGMVFLDSSHPEQWKRLAQKELVPKSQLGLIKVGTVLADLGIIGLLNTINNSSFRNDGLPKECHIRSRKLTSHSGQVYRRYLKENDINKDILHRAGRSSQLDSLPILVFTATEQYRETQKEKYRKQGIDPEQQIQIWMEMQREMKELSSNGKQFILNGNHGEIITQKENADKINQEILLMIKSILD; this comes from the coding sequence ATGAAGTTAATTCTAACAATACTAAAGTGGATAGGTAAAATAATGACAGGGTTATTAATTCTTGTATTATTAGCAGGATTATGTTTTAGAATATTTGACTCAAAACCAATACCACCAGGAAAGCTAGTTGATATCAATGGGACCAAACTACATGTTCGAGTAGAAGGAGAAAGAAACAATTACCCTACAATTATTTTGGAAGCTGGTGCAAATAGCTCTACAGATATGTTTCACTGGGTTTCAAAAGGTTTAAATAAAAAATTTAGAGTTATTCTTTATGATAGAGAAGGAAAATGGTTTAGCGAGTCTACTAAGGATAGCATACATCCAGAGTTTTATGCTAAACAATTACATGATTTGCTCGATAAAATCAACGAAAAACCTCCATATATTTTAGTTGGTCATTCAATGGGTGGACCTTATAATAGAATTTTTAGAGATGTATATCCTGATGAAGTTCTGGGAATGGTTTTCTTAGACTCTAGTCATCCAGAACAATGGAAACGATTGGCTCAAAAAGAACTAGTTCCGAAAAGTCAATTGGGATTAATAAAAGTGGGAACTGTTCTTGCAGATTTAGGAATTATAGGACTATTGAATACAATAAATAATTCTAGTTTTAGAAATGATGGATTGCCAAAAGAGTGTCATATTCGATCTCGTAAACTAACGTCGCATTCTGGACAAGTATACCGAAGATATTTAAAGGAAAATGATATCAATAAGGATATTTTACATCGGGCTGGGCGTTCTAGTCAACTAGACTCTCTACCTATTTTGGTATTTACTGCTACTGAACAGTACAGGGAAACTCAAAAAGAAAAATATCGCAAACAAGGAATTGATCCTGAGCAACAAATTCAAATATGGATGGAAATGCAAAGGGAAATGAAAGAACTTTCATCAAATGGTAAACAGTTTATTCTTAATGGAAACCATGGAGAAATAATTACCCAAAAAGAAAATGCCGATAAAATAAATCAAGAAATTTTATTGATGATAAAATCTATATTAGATTAA
- a CDS encoding alpha/beta hydrolase — translation MKNNLPLLLCLFVFSAFAQTKTINKDWTAYSQSIDVSMYEEAEFKVSAYLRKTDDGTKGKSALWVRIDKKDKTYGFFRNDAYDKSKVVSKDWKKFEISGKVDKGASNLYFGAFCQGNGDYFYDNFEVKLKMKNGKWKTLDISNHSFEKAHSEDTWDEGIRKSNIVRAKNFTIQYSKDAPFKGKYSLQLTGKNIIGNSKNGKFVDVNNVKLYYETYGEGTPLLFLHGNGQSMSAFINQVELFSKHYKVILVDCRGRGNSSFDYSTELTYTLEANDINLFLDKIGITKAHVVGWSDGGIIGLIMAMKYPAKVDKLVAIGANINPQGLKDLDNMFSTIKELEKTNKNNSNDLFISLYKLMAYYPKLDYDDLKVIKSKTLIMAGDHDEIKNIHTIKMYEAIKDAQLAILPNETHYFPEENPEFFNQLLMKFLKK, via the coding sequence ATGAAAAATAATTTACCATTACTCCTTTGTCTATTTGTTTTTTCAGCATTTGCTCAAACGAAAACAATCAATAAAGACTGGACAGCTTATTCTCAATCTATAGATGTTTCTATGTATGAAGAAGCTGAATTTAAAGTATCAGCATATCTAAGAAAAACAGATGATGGTACAAAAGGAAAATCTGCATTATGGGTGAGAATAGATAAGAAAGATAAAACTTATGGATTCTTTAGAAATGACGCTTATGATAAAAGTAAAGTTGTTTCTAAAGACTGGAAAAAATTTGAAATTTCAGGAAAAGTAGATAAGGGTGCGAGCAATCTTTATTTTGGCGCTTTCTGTCAAGGAAATGGAGACTATTTTTATGATAATTTTGAAGTTAAACTAAAAATGAAAAATGGTAAGTGGAAAACACTTGACATTTCTAATCATAGTTTTGAGAAAGCGCATTCTGAAGATACTTGGGACGAAGGTATTCGAAAAAGCAATATCGTAAGAGCAAAAAACTTTACCATTCAGTATTCAAAAGATGCTCCGTTTAAAGGAAAGTATTCTTTACAATTAACCGGTAAAAACATAATTGGAAATAGTAAAAACGGAAAATTTGTTGATGTTAATAATGTAAAATTATACTACGAGACTTATGGTGAAGGAACTCCATTATTATTTCTTCATGGTAATGGGCAATCAATGAGTGCTTTTATCAATCAAGTTGAGCTTTTTTCAAAGCATTATAAAGTAATACTTGTAGATTGTAGAGGAAGAGGAAATTCTTCATTTGACTATTCAACTGAATTAACCTATACCTTAGAAGCCAATGATATTAATTTGTTTTTAGATAAAATTGGCATTACAAAAGCACATGTTGTTGGATGGAGTGATGGTGGAATTATTGGTTTAATTATGGCCATGAAATACCCTGCAAAAGTTGATAAACTTGTAGCAATAGGTGCCAATATTAATCCGCAAGGTTTAAAAGATTTAGATAACATGTTCTCTACGATTAAAGAACTTGAAAAAACAAATAAAAATAATAGTAATGATTTGTTCATTTCTTTATACAAGTTAATGGCATATTATCCTAAACTTGACTATGATGATCTGAAAGTTATCAAATCAAAAACCTTAATAATGGCTGGAGATCATGATGAAATCAAGAACATTCATACCATTAAAATGTACGAGGCTATTAAGGATGCTCAAT